A section of the Vescimonas fastidiosa genome encodes:
- a CDS encoding ABC transporter ATP-binding protein — translation MILSVQNLTFSYADHTVLEDVSFDVDRGEFLSLLGPNGVGKSTLFRCMLGTLTGYRGRVLVEGQEIRTLPQSQRARRIAYIPQIHRPTFGYTVLDTVLMGTTRHLSPFTSPKQTQMEAARDALDRVGVSALSDRSFAHLSGGEQQLVLIARALAQQSDILIMDEPTSALDYGNQLRVLQQVRALSREGYTVLLSTHNPQHALTFADRVLALHQGAVAAHGPAREVLTPALIRKLYRVETALADTRGGSVLVPLTEGEK, via the coding sequence ATGATCCTTTCGGTACAAAATCTAACCTTTTCCTATGCCGACCATACGGTGCTGGAGGATGTGAGCTTCGATGTGGATAGGGGGGAGTTTCTCTCCCTTTTGGGCCCCAACGGCGTGGGGAAAAGCACCCTGTTCCGCTGTATGCTGGGCACATTGACAGGCTACCGGGGCCGGGTCCTGGTGGAGGGGCAGGAGATACGCACCCTCCCGCAGTCCCAGCGGGCTCGGCGCATCGCCTATATCCCCCAGATCCATCGGCCTACCTTCGGCTACACGGTGCTGGACACCGTGCTTATGGGCACGACCCGGCATCTCTCCCCCTTTACCTCGCCCAAGCAGACGCAGATGGAGGCAGCACGGGATGCCCTGGATCGGGTAGGCGTGTCGGCACTTTCAGACCGGAGCTTTGCCCATCTTTCCGGCGGTGAGCAGCAGCTGGTGCTCATAGCCCGGGCCCTGGCCCAGCAGTCGGACATCCTCATCATGGACGAGCCTACCTCGGCCCTGGACTACGGCAACCAGCTTCGGGTTTTGCAGCAGGTGCGTGCTTTGAGCCGGGAGGGCTACACCGTGCTTTTGAGCACCCACAATCCCCAGCACGCCCTGACCTTTGCCGACCGGGTGCTGGCGCTCCACCAGGGCGCTGTGGCCGCCCATGGCCCCGCCCGAGAGGTGCTGACCCCGGCGCTGATCCGCAAACTTTACCGGGTGGAGACTGCCTTGGCGGATACCCGGGGGGGCAGCGTCCTTGTGCCGCTGACGGAGGGGGAAAAGTGA